AGAgcatctgattggacagaaattTTATGTGTAGCTGATGTGTAGAATGATGAGTTTGTAAAAATGTTAGTTTGAGCTTCTAAATCTGTATTTAAATCTGTCATTGTTTTAGAGCATACtggcttttttatatatatatatatatatatataaagatattcATACTAAACTCAATTTTGATTTCATGTGCATCGATCGTAGGGTTTCGACAacaattttgtttgtgtgtttgttttaaaagtgTCCCTTCATagtctctgtatctgtttacTTGGCAAAATTTGTGGAGAAATATAAATCACATAGAATCcacagaaatatatttatacatttacaacCTAAGCTCCTTGACAGAAAAACAACTCTACTGCCAAAATGTAAAGAATTAGAGaagtttaattaattattcacgtcagtctctgtctcatcacaCAGCTCATCACTGTTCACAGTAACATGGCTGAGGAGATTATAATCGCTGATTAATTCAGTCACTTCTCACATCTTGGCTGAATTTCTTGCTATTCGTGCTGCATCGCCTGCTGTCACCGGGACAGAATGTGTGGGCTGCTCTTCCCGGTTTTGACGATGATGTGATGGCGCAGGAGCTTCATGGAAATTTTTAATATATGGAAATTGACATTATTAGGCTTGTGTCCATTTTGGCTTTCGGTGATTGAGAAAATCACACTTAGCTAGCAaatttttaatgtgtttaggaACAACAACTGGCTTCTTCTCCATGATCTTTGCAGGCAGACACCAATCAAGGTTTTCATAAAGTAGAGGTGCCAAAATATATCCTTTTACTTGTCGATTGTGTAGTCTACGTATAATTATCACAGACTATTATGTGCACATTTTTCCGTTCCTTCCTAATATCTATAACACCGATATTAAAAGAAGTACATTCGCCGTCTTTCTACGGGGACGCTTCCTCGCTGCCTTTAATTCTGGTGTTTTTCCAGCAAAAAGTGCTTTCCACAGCACATCAGTTAAAGAGAATAAACCGTCCTGTCCCGTTTTCTCCGCTGTGTAGGAGTGCACGGCTTTCCCAGCTGTTCCAGGAGAGCCGACCTCGCTGTAGCTGCTGACAGATTTACTACGAGCGCATGATTAGTTTTTCAGGATGTGTGACCTTCATTTCCGTCTCATAACATTTtcctattattttattttaacgcTACGTCAGGATGGAGTTTTTCAGCTTTAAACCTCCCAATGAGTAAACTGGGCTttggtaaaataaaaaacaaacaaacaatttgcAGAAAAATCTTCCTAAATCGTCCTAAACGAAGTCTCATCTCTGCGGAAATGTATTGTTTAATATCCTGATGAAGCCAATCTTCACTGCAAATTAatatatgattttatttgtatgggAAGCTGTCCATGAGGGAAATTTCTCCACACTTCTAATACATGTTCTGTTACACTGCATTCACTTAAAGATATCGATTTTTTTGGAAGATGTTTTACTCGTACAGATATGTCTGTGTGGTGAAGGAAACCTGTTTAGAAAAAGCCTGGAGTACTTTTCCATGTTTACACGCGTCTCCTGTCAGCCATCATGTTGCTCTTCGATTAGAGAGTCATGTAACACAAGGCAATGCTATGAATGAACCACGTTTAGACAAATGTTTTATAGTGCTAGCTAACTCGTGTGAAGCTGATGATGCTAACACCAAAGCTCAAAAGCTCACGAGCCCATATTACAATCTAAAGCAGGACAGCACAGGCACTCATGCCCTGTAGTGACCACTCatgctgtgttgttgttgttgttcttcttcttcttgatgcGCTGATAATTTTTAGTGTGTTTGAAATTCTCAGCACTGATTCAATAGCGTGAGTAACACATAACAAGAACATCCATGACCAACAGCCAGTGAGAGGCCGAGAAAAACTATTGTATAATTGTATATAACTTCTAGAAGGAGTTATTCATGTCATAACCAAATGTTTTTAGGGTTGGAACAACACAAAAAATGCAATTCCTGGTCATGCACAGTAAAAGAAATAGCGATGTCTGCATTTCTCTTtactctgtccatctctgtgCATGGTTCTTCTCTGACAAATCAGTTCTTCCTCCATTTTCCTCTCCAGTCACATGATCGACAGCTCTCTTGTTTATCTTTCATGTTAACAGGTGATTGTGAGAAGGATGGTGATTACGAGATTTTGAAACTGTAGGTCGTGTATTTGAGACGTTGTGTAAACGCTTGTCCGTGGACGCGGATTAGGTTGAAATACAGCAGGAGTTTTCCTAAGCAGTCATGCTGACGGTACTAAATACTTTGGCTGTACGATCGGGCGAGCAAGTTACAGGGTTGCAGGACTAATGTGTGACCTCCTTGACCCTGCCACATGCAAGACCTTCTCAAATTGCACTGACTGAATATTCCACGCTACAGTGCGGTTAATGAGTACCGCTCTCGGCTTACCGGAACGTAACAGATGTACTTTTAATAATCACTTGACAAGTGGCAAATTGAGGTGATTTCCTTAACGTCCAAAAATGTCCCATGTTTCGTTTAGGACATTTCCCTTTTTAACGCAGATTTGTGTAAAGCCACATCCAGACAGGATTCGATTTTCGCTTGAGGTCTTGGGGGTAATTTCCTATTTAACACGTCCTCTTCTCCGTCCTCCTCTGAGAAAACTATAGGCCAAATTCTCTACTGTTTTTTTCACCAGACTCAGCGGTTGTCTGATCGTTTTAGTCCTGGCATTTAAAAAAGTTATAATTTCCTCTTCCTCTATTTAGTCTTTTACCATGCGTTCCTGCGACAATCACCCAGATATTAAACTTTCTGAGTCATGCAATAAAAAATGGATGCTTCTTTAAACCTTGAGATTATAATACCAGGATCTCTTCTCTACTCCGAAAAAACAACCCACTAAAAATACTCCTGCACCATTTCATTATAGTCCGAATGCCTGATTTTTATAGCTGAGCAAATTAATTTCTTACAGATGTCCCTGTGATAAACTAATCCCATCCAGATAGGGTTTAAGACAAGATTTAGTTCAGTAGCTTAATCTTTTATGAGCTGTGTGAGTAATAAACCCTTTTGTGGCTTGCTTGTTTAGGCATTATTCATCTTTAACTCTAAAGCACTCTTTCCTTGgtacattttattaatttatagcTCAGTAGCTCATCTTCATTCCAGATTAAAAGGCTTTGGTGGAAAACCGTAGTGCGAGATATCGATCACAGTAAACAGATATCTAAGATCTGACTTTTCACAGACTTCCTCTCAAAGCTTGCCGTTCAGCTCCCAAGCATACCAGCACAAGCATGACCACGACGCAGGGATTAACTTCGACCCATACCTAATTTTCTGCTTTCAAGTTATCGAGTTCCTCATCTGTTGTCTAATGGATTTCTTATTCCTGAGGTTCAGAGCCGAAGATTGGCGAGGATTACAGCAGGCTTTCTACTGATGCTGTGCAGAGGGATTTTCCTCAGCTGCACATTGAAGTGAATTTCATCGCTCCTTTTAAGATCAAGCGTCTTGGCACGAGTAGACGTaaactaacttttttttttttttttcctagattATTTTTTTAGGTGCAGACTAAACATTTTATATACGGTGTCACGAATTATATACACATCACAGACATGTCCTAGTGTTTATTCTTTATGCAGTAGGGAGGAGGGGATGAGTTTGTGACCGTATGTGATATTTAACACAGAATATATATGGGAGGTTTTCTAATTTCTAGCAGAGGAGTACTTTAAAACATTAAACTATGTTTACTGATAAACTATGAAAAactaataattttatttaaaaatctacATGTACAACTGGACATCAATTGCATagaattttacaattttatttttaaaatgtaatattttggaAGTTTCAatattacaaaattaaaaaataaattttataaaaaaattataaaatgctAAAACAATTATATGattacagtgtttttattttgtactttatttgttcatttattttaatatttttgcatatatatatatatatatatatatatatatatatatatatatatatatatatatatatatatatatatatatatattttttttttaattaataaatgtattaattaatttatttattttttaacgcAACACTAACTTGGTGCCAGTCTGTCATTAAACCTATCAATCCTTACAACCAATTtcaaaataatttcagtttattAAGTGCTAAGAAAACCCTACTGCGTCTTTATTAGTGCTGCAGTAAAAGCTCAAATCTTTTTAAGCAAGGATTTGGTGTTAGATCATATTGTGGTTCATAAATACTAGTtctatttatatcattttttttcttccagaagCCAGAATTTCCTGCTTCCTCTGCGTATCACCGGTCAGGAGGCGCTCTTTAGTCTTCAATCTGTAGCTGTGTCTGGTATTGTTTTGCCTGTCCGAGACATCCAGAGCTTCAGATCCGTTCTATCCAcagtgagagaggagaagagcaCAGATCATCCTCAATGACCAGAACAGTTGTAGAGCAGTCTAGTGTTTCTGTCTGGCAAAGATTCTCTGAATTCTGGCaaacttacaaaaaaaaaagagtacagGATGTCTGTCCAATTGTCTTTTCTATCTATATCATACATTGATACCAACTTTACAAAGCCATAAATAAAGCAACATGGAATGAAATCTTGTGATGCAAAGGTCATATTGCATAAGCAGCCATTTTTACCAAACACTGTGTGACGTCCAGAACCTTGCTAATTTCCTCAAACTGAATATTTGGTTTAGATGTGTGGTGTTGCAAAATGAACGTTAGCCTAATCCATGGCTTTATGGCCTTTCTCTGTGAGTTAGCGCCGTCAACCTCTTCTTGGCTGAGCTGTTGTTGCTCCTAGATGCTTTTCTTTTACTTAAGGATGAGAGGAGCTAATCTTGCAGGGCAGAAATTTCACAAACTGATTCATGGCATCCAAaactgatgaatcatgtttgaCGTCGTTCAGCTCTTTACAATCCAGGATGCTGCCTGGCTCTGTGCTTGGTATTACCTGTTAGTAATGGTCAGTTAACTCAACAGTTCACATGCTTTTAGCCTAGGGTAATTGAGGCATACATATTAGTAACAAGATGGGCTAGACATCTTGGTGGCATAAGTTGTGTCCCACATGACGCACTATACACTATGTACCGATCCAGTTAGTGTATGATTTTTAGAAGGCTAGCATCGTCTCAAACGGAAcactaaagcttttttttagtAACAGGAAGCGTAAGTAGTTTCCCAGGCAAGGAATGTGACTCCGCTAGCTTTAGAAGAATACATGACTTTTTaagatgttaaaaataaaccacacaaagttgtttaaattaaaagacatttttaagaCGTCTTGTCCAACAGAGTGTCTCATCCAGTGTCCGGGTCAGCGTGGCTCCCTTCGTCCTCTACGTTAGCACAGCTGTAAGCAGCTTGAGTGCATAAAGTGTCCAAAGTTTCACGCTTGATTGACTAAGTGCATTATCCAGGTTCTTgtagtcttcttcttcttcattatcCAGGTTCTTgtagtcttcttcttcttcttcttcttcttcttcatccagGTTCTTgtagtcttcttcttcttcttcattatcCAGGTTCTTgtagtcttcttcttcttcttcttcttcttcttcatccagGTTCTTgtagtcttcttcttcttcttcattatcCAGGTTCTTgtagtcttcttcttcttcttcttggaatTTCAGGGTGGATACTATTTACACTACAGAATGTCGATTTACGATTTGGAAATGCACCTTTAGGTTCAATGCAACTGGTGTTGAGttttaattgattatttttgAAGAAGTTGATGTATTACTTTCGAAGGAGATGCATGCAAAAGACTAAGATATATTTcagtaggattttttttattcattcatgaaTAGCCATGATTTGAATGTTTTGTCCAACCCTAGTATTATTTTTTGACAGTGGATGAAGCACAGAAAGTGCTCGCAGCCAGACTGCTTGCCATCTACCTGCTtcacaaattcatttttttaggcCCGATGAGTAGAGGTAAAGACGTCGCTCTGAAACCGCGCTGTGTCCTCATTGTGTTTTCAGCACACAGTCTCGGAGACTCTGGTGTCTCTCCCGAGCTGTCAAGCTCATCTCTTGCACTGAGCCCAGACATGATCAAATGAgcaggagggaaggagggagggagggagagagagagagagagagagagagagagagagagagaaagtctcTGAAGAGCTGCCTCCCCCTGAAGGTGTACCCAGTGTCTCAGCGGTGCAGAGATGACACGTCGGTCCCTCTCTGCCTTTCATCTCTCTCacgctttttctctctctctctcttttgcattCACTCTCTGTGCCAGCATTCATCATCCCCCACTCCTGCCTATAAAATGCCAGAGATGAGAgcggattttttttaatgcgaTGCAGTCCCTTTGACGCTGTGCCCTTTGGTGACTTCTGGATACAGAGCCTGCggatgaattttttttccccctctgggGATTTTTTTGTCTCCGTTTTGTTGGTAGGCAAGAAAATTAATGCTTTTATAATAAACATCATATCGTGCCCTGAGGAACAAATCAAGCATAAAGTCCTTGATTAGGAGACACGAGTTACTGTCATTTAGAACAGGACGTGTGATTCTCTTCATGTCATGAAAAGACGGGATGTACCATCTTTTTAATCAAACAGTCTTTTAACATGTATTACAGACTGTTTGAACAGATAAAAAGGTGATATTTTCAACACATAAATAcatgtgtgtttctctcagccactcccccccccctcagTTTGAACAGATTTGCTTCGCTTGTGCTTTTTCATGGAAATGATCTGAATGGTCAGGTTCGTGACTGAAGGCTGCTACTTTGTTTGGCCATTATGTTATTaaatgaaaagtgtgtgtttcgCTGTTTCAGCTTCAGAGGTTTTGAATAAAAGCTGACAAGGACATTGGTGGTAGGATATATCACCTGTCAGGCACGATCCTTTTTCTGTAATTTGCATTCCTTGGCTTTTGTGTCATTAAAAGTGCTATGCAGGGAGTCTGGCTGTAGAACTAGGccattagtgagtgagtgagcgagtgaggtAGGTGGAGGGGGAGAGGGCGAAGCAGAGAACTCAAAGAAAACTGGATTAAATATATATTCCTGCACCATGACTTTAAGGTGTACCCGATTTCCATCACGTTGTATACGTTTGTCCGTGTGTACATCAGGGCACAAATACTGAGAGGTCAGTGATTAGTAAAAGTTAAGAGTCTGTTAAAAGGTGGATGATGCTGGTAAATTCCTTACATGAAATAGCATTCAACTACTCTGAAACATTACGCCGGCCATCCTCATCCTTTTTGTTGCGCATGCTGCGTCACAGTGCTGCGTAATGATGTCCACTATCAGCTAGTGTCGCTGGGGTTGGCAGGAGAGGTACAGTATAGCATCCCTCTAAAAAATGTCAGGATTTGAACTCGTGATCTCTCTGCAATAGTTCAACACTTTTCCTTTGTGCCACCCAGGAGCTATTATTTTCTACACTTTGGTCAGACCAAAGGTGAATGAATTCACACCTCAGAAAGCAATTTGCTGAGTGGGGAAAGTATATAACACGTATTATCTTCATCCTGGCGACCTGTGAATTCAGAAACTTTTTAGATAGTAAGGGCTTTGGTTTTTTTGCTCAGCATCTTCAGGAGCCATTAATTATTAAGCAGCTTGGTTTTTACAGAGAATATCTGCAAAATATTAACCCCCATGCACACCTGCTTGAACCAGTATACTGTTGCTCTGTGCAGCTCGATGGTATCACATGATCTGTTAGCTAGCAGAAAAGCCAGGTTGGATGAGAGTAGGGGAAATTGAAATGGTACACTAGCATGGTGTTCTGAGAATGTTGCACCACCCAAATATCAACTGGTCAGGAATGGTTGAAAATTTGTGCATCGCAACATGCTGTATATCTGATAAGAATTCCTGATAATAAGCCGCCATGGTTATCGACACCTCACGGCTTTCCCTTgaatattgtttgtttgtttatttatttatttttatttcagtggtGCTTCAGGACCAGGGGGGATGAACCGGGAGGAGGCCCCTGGCAAGTCTCCTGAGGAGATGTACATTCAGCAGAAGGTGCGAGTGCTCCTCATGTTGAAGAAGATGGGATCAAATGTAAGTTTGAGCTCGAAGGCATTTTACATCACCCTAGTTAACAAATAGACACATTTTCCTTGCGCCACAAAGATGCTAAGCATCTCTTATTAATCCTCCTCATGGCACTTTGTTCActtggctgtgtgtgtctgctcttGCAGCTGACGCCGAGTGAGGAAGCGTTCCTGCGGAACTATGCAGGCGTGGTGCACAGTCAGATGAGCCAGCTGCCGCAGCACAATATAGACCAGGGTAAGCATTCACTGCACACCAACTAGCCTTGGTCACTCGCACTGCGTCTGGGTGTAGAGCAAAGCTGTTTAATGATGCCGGTCGGTTATTATACTTGGATGTGTTTACATCAAGAATACTGTAATAATTTTGTTTGGTGTCTTCAGGCgttatttgtttgctttgtaaataataatagttgaACTGAAGTTCAGTTTTTTTCACCAATTTGTTGAAAGTTCACCAATTTTTACTATAACACTGGATTATTTCTGCTGTGACACTGCAATAACCATTAAAATCAtactaaattaaatgtaatacaATATTCTAACATTAGTATTATGAAGGGAATTAAAAATGCTCTTAAAGAAAATAGTCAGCAACAGGATGCTGTTAACCATTGccaaaaattattttcttacttCAGCACATCCTAAAGTGTTTTCTCCCTCTTATATCACAGCACTCTGTGATACAAGGGCCGATGTGggtgcagattttcattccaaccgagcagaagccacacctgagcctactgaaagccaacatcagttcattaaacaggtggaatcaggtgtggctcctgattgactggaatgaaaaccttcaCCTACCGGCCCGTTGCAGATAAGATCGGACACCCCTGACTTGCGTTATAATAGCTATAACCAGTCACTCTTTAAACAAAGATATCCTAACACATTGACAGCTATGCACGAACATCTCTTTATCTGGACCGTCCTCCATGCAAGTCCCattgaatgagctgttactgtagaaaccagcatattaatattaaaaacctgtgatttgcctcaCAGCCAGCACTGTCAGAGTTGTGGTTATGTAAGGAGTAACACAGGACAGGATGtactgttatatgaaaataatacacGTCGGAGGCACGATGCACAACAACCGAGACTCCTACCATAAATGTCTCCTAACAAAAAACGTCACCAGGTCaactgttatattattattacataattcTATTTTCCTTTGTTCAGCATGTTAGTCTAAGATCATGTGTCATACCCGATAAACCGACCCCTATGAGTAATAATTAACATATTGTTTGTTACATATGGAACTTATTTCCAAGTCCTCTTATACTTCGATAATGTAtaacctgaccaatcagattcgagcatGCTCTGGTATAAAGAAAATTtaatcaccaccacacaccaatCATATTAcagaacagcactgtggtaCAACTACATTTCTACAATCtatattttatgtgtgtgtatatatatatatatatataacaataatataataatataatttaacaataataaaataaataataaaaagcttcTTTTTATTTGCATGGTCATTCCCCTTATTTAGCACTAGGGGGCATTATGCAATAAGATTATGAATATCGCTGTAAGAGAGTAAACAGTTCTACACTCCTGCTGCAgggattttttgttttgttttggaaaGCTGTTCATAAATAATATACTATAGTGAGTAAGGTGGAGAGAAATGTGCATTGACaatatgcttttttta
The DNA window shown above is from Hemibagrus wyckioides isolate EC202008001 linkage group LG15, SWU_Hwy_1.0, whole genome shotgun sequence and carries:
- the ctnnbip1 gene encoding beta-catenin-interacting protein 1, encoding MNREEAPGKSPEEMYIQQKVRVLLMLKKMGSNLTPSEEAFLRNYAGVVHSQMSQLPQHNIDQGAEDVVMAFSRSETEDRRQ